ATGGAATAGATTTCCTTTCGCTTGCTCCCGCCCTTCAATATCTCTCTTTCGGCAGCCCGGCCGGGATACCCAATGCTGATTTTCATCATGAACCGGTCGAGTTGCGACTCGGGAAGAGGGAACGTTCCGAACTGTTCTCCAGGGTTTTGAGTCGCAATGACAAAGAAGGGACGGGGAAGGTCGTAGGTCCTCCCCTCGATGGTGACCTGTTTTTCACCCATGGCTTCCAGAAGTGCACTCTGGGTTTTTGGGGTGGCCCTATTGATTTCGTCCACCAGGACGATGTGGTTGAAGATGGGGCCGGGATGAAATTCAAATGCGCCCGTGTTCTTGTTGAAGATGGAAAGCCCAGTGATATCCGATGGGAGAAGATCGCTTGTGAACTGGATCCGGCCGAAGGTGAGGCCAAGTATTTTCGCAATGGCTATGGCCAGGGTTGTCTTGCCGAGGCCGGGCATGTCTTCTATGAGCAGATGGCCTCTTGAAAACACGCAGGTGAGCGCGAGCCTCAGGGCAGCTTCCTTCCCATGGATATAGTTGGAGAGAAGGTCGATGGCAGCTTCTATTCTTCCACTTTCTATGGGCATTGTCTTCAAAGGACCATTCGCTTCAAAAGGGTTCGGGCGGATTTTTCTATCGTTTCTCTATATATACGGCAGGAGCATTTTCATCCTTGGGAACAATCTCTCCAATGCGGTAGGCTCGCTGCCCCATGGCATTGAGCAATTCAATGATTTCCTGGGTGTCTTTTGGCTCAGTGACAAGTGCATAGCCGATTCCGTTGTTGAAAACATGGTACATTTCTTCATCGGGGATGTCGGCGCGTTCCTGGAGGTAGCGGAAAATGGGGGGGACTTCCCATGATCCTTGATGAATCAATGCCTGACAAGCGCGGGGAAGGATGCGGGGAATATTGTCGTAAAAACCTCCCCCCGTAATGTGGACCATTCCTGCAATAGTGAATTGACGCAAAATTTTCAAAACGGGTTCCACGTAGATGCGTGTCGGTTCCAGGAGTTCTTCCGCAGCGGTGCGATTGCACTCTTGAATGAAGCTGTCCGGCTGCAGCTTGAGCTGTTCGAAAACGACCTTACGCACCAGGCTGTACCCGTTGGAATGGAGGCCGCTCGATGCCATGCCGACGATGTCATTTCCCACATGGATCGTCGATCCATCAATGATTTCACTATTATCCACCAGGCCTACGGCAAAGCCCGCCATGTCGTATTCATCGATGCCATAAAAATCCGGCATTTCCGCTGTCTCTCCGCCCACCAGAGAGCAGTTCGCTTCTTTACAGCCCGCCACAATTCCGCTGATGAGCTGTTCCACCATGTCCAGATCCAGCCGGCCCAAAGCAAGGTAGTCCAGGAAGAAAAGCGGTCTTGCTCCTTGAACGATAATGTCGTTTACACACATGGCCACCAGGTCGATGCCGACGGTATTGTGCCGGTTTGCCCACATGGCCACCTTCAATTTCGTTCCCACGCCGTCCGTGGACGATACCAGAACGGGCTTATTCATTTCATGACAATTGATGGAGTAGAGTCCCCCAAACCCGCCAATGTCCGTAATGACACCGCTTGTGAATGTGGAACGCACGAGAGGTTTGATGCGTTTCACCAGTTCATTGGCCTTGTCCAGATCTACACCCGCTTCCCGATATAGGTTCTTGTTCATGGATATCGAATTCTCCCCCGAATAATGAAGTCACTGAAGTCAGAAAAAAATAGTAACCATAGATATACCATGTATCGGTTTCAACACCAAAGATTCTAAATCTTTTTATCGTTTTTTTATCCTGGTGGTTTTGTGGACCTTGCGGATTCGCGCTCCGAGTTGTCCTTCCTTTTTTTTCATGTTAATGAAAGTTGTCTTTTCTTGAGGAGGTGAAGATGGGTCATTTCTGCAGGATCCGGGAAACGTTTTATTATTTCGCCCTTGCTGTGATAGGGGTGGGCTGTATCCTGGGGGGACTGTTGGCTTTTGATTTTTGGCTCTTTTTGCGGTTGCCCGGCAACTTCGCGCGGGAATCGAAAGAAGTGAGCATCCGTTCCGGGATGAATGCATCGGCTGTTTCCCGGCTTCTCTATCGGCAGGGTGTGATCTCGGACGCCCGGAAGTTTTACTTTCTTTGCCGGTTTCGGCGTGTGGGTCAAAAACTCCAGGCGGGGGAGTATGCCTTTTCCTCTTTTTCCACACCCGGCCAGGTGCTCGATCAGATCGTCTCCGGAAGAGTCGCTGTGCAGCGTGTAACTGTGCCCGAAGGTTCGACGGTGCGGGACATTGCACGGATTTTGAAAGAAAAGGGCCTGGCGTCGGATGAGATTATCCTGAGTGCAGCCGGTGATTCGAACCTGCTCCGAACATTGGGAATCGATGCAAACAGCATGGAGGGATATCTTTTCCCTGATACTTATTATTTCAATAGATCGCAAGACGAGAAGGCCATCTTGAAAACCATGGTGCATCAGTTCTGGAGGCATCTGCCGGCCGGTTGGCAGGAACGCGCCGGGGAACTCGGGCTGACCCTGCATGAAGTATTGACTCTGGCTTCCATCGTGGAAAAAGAAGCTGTCATGGATTCGGAGCGGCCGGTTATAGCGGGAGTGTTTTTCAACCGTCTGGACCGGGATATGCCTCTCCAGAGTGATCCTACGGCGGTTTATGACCTGGAGGGTTTTTCTGGACCCATTTTATGGAACCATTTGAAGCGTGAAAGTCCTTATAATACTTATCGAAATAGGGGGCTTCCCATAGGGCCCATATGCAATCCGGGAGCCAAATCCATCAAGGCGGTATTGTTTGCCGAAAATGTTCCCTATCTTTATTTTGTGAGCAACAGCGATGGGACTCATCACTTCTCGACAAGCCTGGAAGAACATTCCCAGGCTGTTTTCCGCTACAGGCAACTGAAAAAATCGACGGTCGCCGGTGAGGAATCCGGTTCTGCCGATACTTCTTCTCCTTAAACCCGCAGTGTCAAGGTTGAGGTATGCATGAAGCATTCCAAATCAGAAAAGGTGGCAAATGTCGTCTTTGCTGCAGGCAAGGGAAGTCGCATGCTCGGCTACGAAGGAAACAAGACGCTGCTTCCCCTGGTTCCCAAAGATTCCCTTTATAAAGGGGAACGTCCCCTGCTTGTGGAAGTTTTGACGAACCTGCCTTCGGGTCCCAAAGGAATCGTTGTCCATCATTGCGCGGAGGATGTGCAGCGGATCACCAAAGGCTTCGGTGCGGTGTACCTTTTTCAGCCGGTCACCAACGGGACGGGAGGAGCTTTACTCGCCGCGCGCCCCTTTCTGGAATCCGTTTCCGAAGAGGCCGTCATCATCACCATGGGAGATGTTCCCATGATAGAACCCACCACGTATGAAAAACTGGTGAGCGGACTGGGCGCGCACCAACTCATGGTCCTCGGGTTTGTTCCGCGGGACAGGGGGCAATACGGCATGCTGGAAATGGAGGGCGACCGTGTGTTGCGCATCGTGGAATGGAAGTACTGGAAAACGTTTTCAGCGGAGGAACAATCCAGGCTGAAATATTGTAACGCCGGGGTCTATGCGGTGCGGCGTAACGCACTGCTTCCGTACTTGGAGCAGCTTGCCGGGCGGCCTCATCGCGTGCGAAAGCAGCGGGGAGAGGAGTGGGTCACCATCGAAGAGTATTTCCTTACGGACCTGGTGGAATGGATGAGCGCCGATGGACTTTCCATCGGGATCGTCGAGGCCCTGGAAGAAGAAGTCATGGGTGTGGATACGCCTGAAGCTCTTGGAAAAGCTCAGGCGCGATATGCAGAAAAGCTGCGCAATCAAAGGAGCTGAGCTACGGAGTCAGAGACACCCTTGCCCAGTAGCGGTTTCCTTTTTCGATTACATCGATGGGAATTCCAAAGGCTTGAGTCAACAGCTCCGATCTTAGCATTTCGTTTTTCCTGCCCTGTGCCAGGCAGCGTCCGCCTTCCATGAGAAATACATGAGAAAAGACGGGCATGATTTCTTCCAGATAATGTGTCACAAAAATCATTGTGGGGGCATCCGGCGCCCTGCCCAGGTCTTCCAGGGTCCGCAGGAGCTGTTCGCGTGCCACTATGTCGAGGCCCGAGCAGGGCTCATCCAGGATGAGAAGCTGCGGATGATGGATGAGAGACCGGGCGATGAGCAGCCGCTGCTTTTCTCCCTGGGAGAGAACTCCGTAGGGAAGGTCCAGAACGTGCTGGCAATGGAGACGCTCTGCCAGATTTCGGGCCTGATGGTAATCTTTCTCCTCCGGAGTTTGAAAAATACCGATGGATGCGTATTTCCCACTGACGATGAGGTCCAACGGCTTTTCGGATGAAGGGATCTGAGCCTGAAGGAAGGAGCCCACCCACCCGATTTTTTTCCTCAATTCCCGCAAATCGATCTGTCCGAATTTTTCTCCCAGAACGGTGATTTGACCTTTGGAAGGCCACAGGTATCCCGCCAAAAGCTGGAGAAGTGTGGTCTTTCCCGAACCGTTGGCCCCGAGCACCACCCAGTGGTGTCCGGGAGATACGGACCAGTGAATCCGGTCCAGGATCACACGACGCCGACGGATAAAAGTCACTTCCTCTAACGAAATCCATTCAGAATGCACAACAGATGCTCTCTTCAAAAAATGGAGGTTTCTAATTGGAATCCGCCAATCCCTTAAAATCCGATTATTCCGCATACCAGCTCAACCACCGGTTTGCCAGGTCAGGACGACTTTTCCAAAGTGCTTCCCTTCACGTAAGTACTGATGAGCCCTTTCGACTTCATGGATGGGATAAATCTTGTCTATGATGGGGCACACTCTGCCCGATTTCAAGAGGGGGCCCACATGCTCCGCAAAGTCTTGGGCCAGAGCGGCCTTTTCTTCCCTGGATTGGCTGCGCAGAACAGACCCTATGATGCGCAGTCTTTTGGTGAGAAGGGGAGCCAGGGGGATTTCACATTTATTGCCCCCCATAAGACCGATGATTACGAGACGTCCCCGGCTTTTGAGAATATCCAGATGCCTGGCAAGATAAGAGGCTCCGATCCAATCCAGGATGGCATCCACTCCCTTGCCCCCGGTCAGTTCCATGGTCCGGGCTGCGAAATCCTCTTCCTTGTAGTTGATGCCGTATGATGCGCCGAGGTCGAGACATTTAGCGATTTTTTCGGAATCGCCGGCTGTGATGATCGTTTGAACGCCCGCTTCCCTGGCAAGCTGAATGGCCGCTGTTCCTACGCCGCTCCCGCCCCCGTGGATCAGCAGTGTTTCATCCGCCCTGACGGCCGCCTCTCTGAAGAGGTTGTGGAATGCCGTGAAAAATACTTCGGCAGTGGCCGCAGCTTCGACAAAACTGAGGTTTTCGGGAATGGAAACCAGGTGATCGTGAGGGACGGCTACATAGCGGCCGTAGCCTCCGCCGGCCACTATGCCGAAAACCCTGTCGCTCAGACCCCATGCCTCCACATCGGAGGATTTTTGGACGACAAATCCGGCAAAATCCAGACCCATCACGGAAGATGCGCCGGGGGGAGGCGGGTACAAGCCGCGGCGCTGCAAAAGATCCGCCCGATTGACCGAACATGCTTCCACCTGTACCAGAACTTCACCGGCCTGGAGCGTGGGGCGGGGAATTTCGTCCAGAATCAGGGAATTCCAGTCCCCTCTCTTGCCGGATTCCCGGATAACTACGGCCTGCATCATATCCTCATTCATTCCATCCCTCCATTTTCACTGAAAGAATAATGGTTTGGACCTGCGATGATGATGTGGTCATGGACGAGGATATCCAGATCGGTCAGAATACGTTTCAATTTGCGCGTCAACTGTCGATCTGCGGCAGAAGGTGTGGGATCTCCGCCCGGATGATTGTGAGCGAAGATGACCGCCGTAGCACGATGCTTCAGGGCGGCCTCCACCACAAGCCTTGGGAAAACCGCCGTTCGGTTCACGCTGCCTCTCTGGATCCGTTCCATGGCAATCAACGCATTGCGGCTGGTCAGTGCGAGTATGCAGAAGACTTCATTGCGTTCCGTTTGTAGATGAGCCGACAGGTAGGCGGCTGCTTCCTGGGTGGAATTGAATGTGGGAGTCGATTTCCAGCGGTCCTTCTGATAGCGGTCCATGAGGCGGGGGATCGTGTTGATCAGAATAGCGGCGTTCGTCCCCACGCCGGGGATCTTTTCGAGGCTGACCCGCGGGGCGTCAAACACTGCTGCGAGGCTGCCGAATTCCTTCATGAGTTCCTTTGCAATGGGTTTGACGTCCCGGCGAGGAATGGCGTAGGAAAGCACCAGTTCCAGTACTTCATGATCATGAAACCCTTCGAAACCGCTGCGCTCAAATCTTTCCCGCAGCCTTTGCCTGTGTCCTTCGACGCCGGTGCCTACTTCCACTCTGCAACCTTTTCACGCAATTTTTTCAGAAGAGCGTCGAAGTCTTCATTGGCCAGAATGGAATTGAACTGGCTCCGGTAATTGCTCACAAGGCTTACACCCTCCACGATGACATCATAGACCTTCCATTTACCGTCCTTGAGCTGCAGTCGATAATCCACGGCCACATCGGTATTCTTATAGTTCAATACTCGTGTCTTTACGAAGGCATATGTCCCCTTGATCTCTTCGTTGTCGTAAACCACTTTTTCTTCCGAGCCGGTATAAGTTTCTACACGGTCCACATATGTATTGAAGAGGAGCTGCTTGAAAAGATCTACGAACTCCTTTTGCTTTTGAGCCGGTTGATCCTTCCAGGGGCGGCCGAGAGCCCGCTTTCCCATTTCATAAAAATCAAAGTATTCGTCAACGATGGTGAGAATTTCCGCTCTGCGCTGCCGAATTGTCGGAGCCTTCCCCGCCTGCGAACTGTGCAGTATATCCAGGGCCCGGTCAGTCCCCGACTGAATCACCTGCAAGGGGCCCGAGTCTGCCGAGACCAACGCGACGGCCGAAAGAAGGAAGAATGCGAGAGGCATCGCTTTGATTGCATACCTGAAAGTCATTCTAATAGTCATTATATTCTCCTTCATATTCTAAATGATCCTGCAATTTACAATAAATATTGCATGTCAATCATAAAAAAAAGCTATTGTATCAGTATTTTGGGACTGCGGCGATTTTTTTTTATTGATTCCGTTTCGACTCGGGCAAAGGCCCCAATAAAAGTTTTTCCCATGCGCGCTGTCGAATAGCCTCTATTTGAAGACGAACCATCGCCTGGACACCATCGAGAAGAACCTGCAATGAGAAGAGCGTCGGAAAACTGGACTTGACTGTTTCCCTCCTGTTATCATGATAATGACCTTGACAAGGTTCCGATCAATTTATAAAAGCGAGCACAAATCTGAAGGCCGTTTGCTCAACTGCAATGTCAACCTCTCATTAAGGAGCACAGGAATGAAGGATTGGGTCTTTCTCTTTCCTGGCCAGGGATCTCAATATGTTGGAATGGGAATCGAGTTCTACGAAGCCTACAGTGAGGTTCGCGAGCTTTTTTCACATGCCGGTGATATTCTTAAGATGGATGTTGCCAAACTCTGCTTTGAGGGTCCTGAAGATGTTTTGGTCATGACAGAGAATGTTCAGCCCGCCATAACCGTTGTCAACCTGGCTTGTTTTACGGTTTTGCAGCTTCATGAAATCTATCCTGTTGCGGCTGCCGGGCACAGTTTGGGTGAGTACAGCGCACTTTACGCCGCCGGTGTAATGAGCCTCAAAGACGTTCTAAACCTGGTGAAATGGCGTGGTGTGTACATGCAGGAAGCTGCAGAACAGGAACCCGGTTCAATGGCCGCCATTATGGATCTGGATGAAGAAAAAATCCTGGAAATTTGCCGTGTTTGTGGAGTTGAAGTTGCCAATATCAACTGCCCTGACCAGACAATTATCACTGGGCGCGTCGAACCCATTCAACAAGCCATCGCCATGAGTGATGAGGCGGGGGCGAAAAAATGCATGCAGCTCAATGTCAGCGGCCCCTGGCATAGCCGATGTATGCATCTCGCTCGGGAAAAATTCGAACCTATTGTGAATGAATGCGAATTTTATGACCCTCAGATTCCCGTGATCAACAATATTGACGCTATGCCGCTCAAGAGTGCAGGCGAATTGAAAGCCAAACTGGTGGATCAGATCTGTGGTTCAGTTCTCTGGCGCCAGTCTATGGAAAAGCTCATTGAAATGGGACATACTCATTTTGTAGAGGTCGGGCCCAAAAAAGTGCTTCGTGGCCTCATGCGGAGGATCAACCGCAATGTGAAGGTGTATAATGTAGAAGATACGGCAAGCCTTGCAAGCTTTCTGCAGGCGAATCAATAGCCGCTTTCCTGCAAACGGCCCCATTGTACTCCATACATTGCGGAGTATTTCACAGTTCCGGTTTCAAGCGGAAATTCCTGTTCGAACGACCATTGAACGCTCATAGGGCTATTTGGCCCCCCGCCCGACGTTTCTCGCAAGGTGACGGTCTATAGAGACATGGCTTGAAATGTCTCTATAGAAAGCCCGTATCTTATCTCTTAGAGCCTATCCGAAAACCTACCTCGGCAGCGGCCCCCCCCTTGGTCCCCCCTCG
This region of Desulforhabdus amnigena genomic DNA includes:
- a CDS encoding AAA family ATPase gives rise to the protein MPIESGRIEAAIDLLSNYIHGKEAALRLALTCVFSRGHLLIEDMPGLGKTTLAIAIAKILGLTFGRIQFTSDLLPSDITGLSIFNKNTGAFEFHPGPIFNHIVLVDEINRATPKTQSALLEAMGEKQVTIEGRTYDLPRPFFVIATQNPGEQFGTFPLPESQLDRFMMKISIGYPGRAAEREILKGGSKRKEIYSIAPAIGKEEVLEVQDYIRNGICVSEKMLDYLLNVIEATRNSKYLQAGLSTRGALALIQTAKANAYLKGKDFVVPEDVKEVGEYVIPHRVLFREEYDNANKKEIIKSLLGAVPAPL
- the purM gene encoding phosphoribosylformylglycinamidine cyclo-ligase, with protein sequence MNKNLYREAGVDLDKANELVKRIKPLVRSTFTSGVITDIGGFGGLYSINCHEMNKPVLVSSTDGVGTKLKVAMWANRHNTVGIDLVAMCVNDIIVQGARPLFFLDYLALGRLDLDMVEQLISGIVAGCKEANCSLVGGETAEMPDFYGIDEYDMAGFAVGLVDNSEIIDGSTIHVGNDIVGMASSGLHSNGYSLVRKVVFEQLKLQPDSFIQECNRTAAEELLEPTRIYVEPVLKILRQFTIAGMVHITGGGFYDNIPRILPRACQALIHQGSWEVPPIFRYLQERADIPDEEMYHVFNNGIGYALVTEPKDTQEIIELLNAMGQRAYRIGEIVPKDENAPAVYIEKR
- the mltG gene encoding endolytic transglycosylase MltG; the protein is MGHFCRIRETFYYFALAVIGVGCILGGLLAFDFWLFLRLPGNFARESKEVSIRSGMNASAVSRLLYRQGVISDARKFYFLCRFRRVGQKLQAGEYAFSSFSTPGQVLDQIVSGRVAVQRVTVPEGSTVRDIARILKEKGLASDEIILSAAGDSNLLRTLGIDANSMEGYLFPDTYYFNRSQDEKAILKTMVHQFWRHLPAGWQERAGELGLTLHEVLTLASIVEKEAVMDSERPVIAGVFFNRLDRDMPLQSDPTAVYDLEGFSGPILWNHLKRESPYNTYRNRGLPIGPICNPGAKSIKAVLFAENVPYLYFVSNSDGTHHFSTSLEEHSQAVFRYRQLKKSTVAGEESGSADTSSP
- a CDS encoding NTP transferase domain-containing protein: MKHSKSEKVANVVFAAGKGSRMLGYEGNKTLLPLVPKDSLYKGERPLLVEVLTNLPSGPKGIVVHHCAEDVQRITKGFGAVYLFQPVTNGTGGALLAARPFLESVSEEAVIITMGDVPMIEPTTYEKLVSGLGAHQLMVLGFVPRDRGQYGMLEMEGDRVLRIVEWKYWKTFSAEEQSRLKYCNAGVYAVRRNALLPYLEQLAGRPHRVRKQRGEEWVTIEEYFLTDLVEWMSADGLSIGIVEALEEEVMGVDTPEALGKAQARYAEKLRNQRS
- a CDS encoding ABC transporter ATP-binding protein; the encoded protein is MTFIRRRRVILDRIHWSVSPGHHWVVLGANGSGKTTLLQLLAGYLWPSKGQITVLGEKFGQIDLRELRKKIGWVGSFLQAQIPSSEKPLDLIVSGKYASIGIFQTPEEKDYHQARNLAERLHCQHVLDLPYGVLSQGEKQRLLIARSLIHHPQLLILDEPCSGLDIVAREQLLRTLEDLGRAPDAPTMIFVTHYLEEIMPVFSHVFLMEGGRCLAQGRKNEMLRSELLTQAFGIPIDVIEKGNRYWARVSLTP
- a CDS encoding NAD(P)H-quinone oxidoreductase — translated: MNEDMMQAVVIRESGKRGDWNSLILDEIPRPTLQAGEVLVQVEACSVNRADLLQRRGLYPPPPGASSVMGLDFAGFVVQKSSDVEAWGLSDRVFGIVAGGGYGRYVAVPHDHLVSIPENLSFVEAAATAEVFFTAFHNLFREAAVRADETLLIHGGGSGVGTAAIQLAREAGVQTIITAGDSEKIAKCLDLGASYGINYKEEDFAARTMELTGGKGVDAILDWIGASYLARHLDILKSRGRLVIIGLMGGNKCEIPLAPLLTKRLRIIGSVLRSQSREEKAALAQDFAEHVGPLLKSGRVCPIIDKIYPIHEVERAHQYLREGKHFGKVVLTWQTGG
- the radC gene encoding RadC family protein; amino-acid sequence: MEVGTGVEGHRQRLRERFERSGFEGFHDHEVLELVLSYAIPRRDVKPIAKELMKEFGSLAAVFDAPRVSLEKIPGVGTNAAILINTIPRLMDRYQKDRWKSTPTFNSTQEAAAYLSAHLQTERNEVFCILALTSRNALIAMERIQRGSVNRTAVFPRLVVEAALKHRATAVIFAHNHPGGDPTPSAADRQLTRKLKRILTDLDILVHDHIIIAGPNHYSFSENGGME
- a CDS encoding MlaC/ttg2D family ABC transporter substrate-binding protein → MTIRMTFRYAIKAMPLAFFLLSAVALVSADSGPLQVIQSGTDRALDILHSSQAGKAPTIRQRRAEILTIVDEYFDFYEMGKRALGRPWKDQPAQKQKEFVDLFKQLLFNTYVDRVETYTGSEEKVVYDNEEIKGTYAFVKTRVLNYKNTDVAVDYRLQLKDGKWKVYDVIVEGVSLVSNYRSQFNSILANEDFDALLKKLREKVAEWK
- the fabD gene encoding ACP S-malonyltransferase, producing MKDWVFLFPGQGSQYVGMGIEFYEAYSEVRELFSHAGDILKMDVAKLCFEGPEDVLVMTENVQPAITVVNLACFTVLQLHEIYPVAAAGHSLGEYSALYAAGVMSLKDVLNLVKWRGVYMQEAAEQEPGSMAAIMDLDEEKILEICRVCGVEVANINCPDQTIITGRVEPIQQAIAMSDEAGAKKCMQLNVSGPWHSRCMHLAREKFEPIVNECEFYDPQIPVINNIDAMPLKSAGELKAKLVDQICGSVLWRQSMEKLIEMGHTHFVEVGPKKVLRGLMRRINRNVKVYNVEDTASLASFLQANQ